From Thermoflexus hugenholtzii JAD2, a single genomic window includes:
- a CDS encoding tetratricopeptide repeat protein: protein MAGSLHNLGARLSELGRREEALTATQEAVELYRQLAAQHPQAFLPDLASSLTNLGAMLSELGRREEALQVIQEAVELYRQLAVQHPQAFLPN from the coding sequence CTGGCCGGGAGCCTCCACAACCTGGGCGCGAGGCTCTCCGAGTTGGGCCGGCGGGAGGAGGCCCTAACGGCCACGCAGGAAGCGGTGGAACTCTACCGCCAGCTGGCCGCCCAACACCCCCAGGCCTTCCTCCCCGACCTGGCATCAAGCCTCACCAACCTGGGCGCGATGCTCTCCGAGTTGGGCCGGCGGGAGGAGGCCCTGCAGGTCATCCAAGAAGCGGTGGAACTCTACCGCCAGCTGGCCGTCCAACACCCCCAGGCCTTCCTCCCCAAC